From the genome of Acidihalobacter aeolianus:
TCAGGTCGGAGTCGCAACGATAGACTCTGCCAGGGGCTATGACCCGTACAGGAGGGGCCTGATTTTCCATAACCCGCACCTGGACTGGCGACGTATGCGTACGCAACACTCGCCCATCGTCAAAATAGAAGGTGTCGTGCATCGCACGCGCCGGATGGTTGCGCGGGATATTGAGAGCCTCGAAGTTATGGAAATCGTCTTCGATCTCGGGGCCTTCCTCGGTCACAAATCCAGCCTGAGCGAACAGCGATTTGATGCGTTCGATGGTTCGAGTCAGGGGGTGCAGGCCACCAACCTCCTGCCCACGTCCCGGGAGGGTGACATCGACGCGTTCTGATTGGAGCCTCGCACGCAGGGCGTCCGATTCCAGCTCGCCGCGCCGCACCGCGATAGCTTCGGCAACGGCTTCCTTGACGGCATTGATCGCCAGTCCGGCCTCAGGTCGTTGCTCTGGTGGTAGCCGTCCCAGGCTTTTGAGCTGTTCGGTCAGCGCGCCCCTCTTGCCGAGATACTCGACGCGCAGCGCGTCCAGCGCCCCCAAATCGCCAGCACCGCCCACGCGGGACAGGGCCTCATGCTTCAACGCATCCAGCTCCACGCCATACGTCCTTAGCTCAAGCGTAAAACAAAAGGGGAAAGGCAGGCCTTTCCCCTTTGCATCCGAAACGGTACGCGCGACCGCATCACACGCGGCCGAGACCGCGGGTTCAGCCGGTGGTCAGGGCGGCCTTGGCCTGTTCGGCAATACGGCCGAACGCAACCAGGTCATGCACGGCCAGGTCGGCCAGCACCTTACGGTCGAGCTCGATGCCACCCTTGTTCAAACCATCCATCAAGCGGCTGTAGGACATGTCGAACTGACGCGCCGCAGCATTGATGCGCACGATCCACAGGGCACGGAACTGGCGCTTGCGCTGACGGCGGTCGCGGTATGCATACTGGGCGGCGCGGGTCACGGCCTGAGTGGCCACGCGGTACACGTTCTTGCGCGCGCCGTAATAACCCTTGGCCTTCTTCAGGACTTTTTTGTGTCTCGCATGAGCGGTGACACCACGTTTTACTCGGGGCATTCTCTATTTCCTCTCGCGCCGATCAGCTATACGGAAGCATGCGCTTGATGGCCGGCGTATCGCATGGAGCGACGAGGTCCATCGAGCGAAGATGACGCTTCCGCTTGGTGCTCTTCTTGGTCAGGATGTGATTGAGGTGCGACTGCGCACGCTTGAAACGGCCGGTAGCCGTACGCTTGAAGCGCTTCGCCGCACCACGATTGGTTTTCAATTTGGGCATTGCCTATCTACTCCACGTCTACTACTGGCGCAGGCTTCGGCCTACGACGTTTTCTTGGGGGCCAGCACCATCACCATCTGCCGCCCCTCCATTTTCGGCCGCTGCTCCACGCTAGCCAGCGCCTCGAGATCACCCTCCACGCGGGTCAGGAGTTGCATCCCGCGCTCCTGGTGGGCCATTTCGCGACCGCGGAAGCGGATGGTGATCTTGGCCTTATCCCCTTCCTCGAGAAAGCGCATCAGGTTGCGCAGCTTAACCTGATAATCGCCTTCTTCGGTACCAGGCCGGAACTTGACTTCCTTGACCTGCACCTGCTTCTGCTTCTTGCGGGCCTGGGCCGCCTTCTTGCTCTGTTCGAACTTGAACTTGCCGTAATCCATGACCCGGCAAACGGGTGGATCTGCGTTGGGCACGATCTCTACCAAGTCCAGTTCCGCTTCCGACGCCAAGCGCAAGGCCTCGTCAATGGACACGACTCCACGATTCTCACCCTCGGCATCTATCAACCGGACCTGGCGAACGGCAATTTCACCGTTCAGCCGTACGTTCTTCTGCGCGCTGATACGTCGCTCCTCCCATTACACTCGATGCCCGTTTGGCGCGGGCTCTTCCGCCAACCGCGCAACAAAGACTTCCAGGGGCATGCCACCTAGATCCTCGCCTTCGCGCGTACGGACGGAAACGGTTCGTTCGTCAGCCTCGCGGTCCCCGACAACCAATAGGAAAGGGACACGCTGAAGCGTGTGCTCGCGAATCTTAAAGCCAATCTTCTCGTTTCTCAAGTCGCAAGTCGCCCGATAACCCTGTGTACGCAGGGCTCGCGCAACTTCGCTGGCATACTCCGCCTGTCTGTCTGTGATGTTCGCGACTACCACCTGGACCGGGGACAGCCACAACGGGAAACGCCCCTCATGGTGCTCAATCAGGATCCCGATGAAGCGCTCCAGCGAACCCAGAATGGCGCGGTGCAGCATCACGGGCGTCTTGCGTTGTGAATTCTCGTCGATGTATTCGGCGCCCAACTTGAGCGGCATTTGATAATCCGCCTGTATGGTACCGACCTGCCACTCGCGCCCGATTGCGTCCTTGAGGTGATATTCGACCTTAGGACTGTAGAAAGCCCCCTCGCCCGGCAGTTCCTCCCAGTCGACGTTACAGCGGCGCAAAGCATTGCGCAGGGTATCTTCGGCCTTATCCCAATCCGCGTCCGAGCCGAGCCGCGCATCCGGGCGCAGCGCTATTTTCACGGACACGTCCGTAAAGCCGAAATCCGCATACACGCGCATGGCCTGCTCGTGGAACGCGGCGACCTCCTCCTCGATCTGTGCTTCGGTGCAGAAAATATGTCCGTCGTCCTGAGTAAAGCCGCGCACACGCATGATGCCGTGCAAGGCACCGGAGGCCTCGTTGCGATGGCAAGCCCCGAACTCACCGTAGCGCAACGGCAGGTCGCGGTAGCTGCGCAGGGCATGATTGAAGATTTGCACGTGCCCGGGGCAATTCATCGGCTTGAGCGCGTACTCGCGCTTCTCCGATTCCGTAAAGAACATGTGTTCCTTGTAGTTCTCCCAGTGCCCGGAACGCTTCCACAGCGAGACGTCCACGACCTGGGGGCTGCGTACCTCCTGGTAGCCGCAGGCGTCGTAGACGCCGCGCATGTAGCGCTCAACGGTACTCCAGATACTCCACCCCTTGGCATGCCAGAACACCATACCAGGTGCTTCTTCCTGAACGTGGAACAGATCCAGCTGCCTGCCGATGCGGCGATGGTCGCGCTTTTCGGCCTCTTCCAGCTGATGCAGGTAGGCCTTGAGGGCCTTCTTGTCCGCCCACGCGGTACCGTAAACCCGCTGCAGCATCTCGTTGCGGGCATCGCCGCGCCAATAGGCACCGGCCAACTTGGTCAACTTGAACGCCCCGAGCTTGCCAGTACTCGGCACATGCGGGCCGCGACAAAGATCGATGAAGTTGCCCTGACTGTAGAGCGAAAGCACCTCGTCGGCCGGGATATCCTCGATGATCCGGGCCTTGTACTCTTCGCCCATGCCGCGGAAAAAGGCGATGGCCTCGTCGCGCGGCATCTCACTACGATTCACCGGTAGATCCTGTTCGGCCAGTTCATGCATCCTGGCCTCGATGGCAACCACGTCCTCGGGGGTAAACGAACGCGAATAGGCGAAGTCGTAATAAAAGCCGTTGTCGACCACAGGTCCAATGGTAACCTGAGCTTCCGGGAAAAGCTCCTTGACCGCCTGCCCGAGCAGATGCGCGGTGGAATGCCGTATCACTTCCAGGCCATCCTCGTCCCTTGAAGTGACTATCGCGACCTGCGCATCCTCGGTGATGGTGTAGGAAAGGTCGACCAGACGACCGTCGACACGTCCGGCCAATGCTGCCTTGGCCAGGCCGGCACCGATATCGGCGGCGACGTCACCCACGGAAACAGGATGATCGAAACGGCGTTCGCTGCCATCAGGCAAGGTGATCACGGGCATCGCATTCTCCACGGGTGACCTATACGAGGGGCCACCAGGCATAAACAAAAGGCTGAAGCATCGCTGGCCATCACAGCCGGCGACACGACAGCCTTTTTCGAAACGTTGGTAGGCGCGATTGGACTCGAACCAACGACCCCCACCATGTCAAGGTGGTCCCTTAAGGCGCCTAACTCATTGAGGTCGCGTACAATACCGGCATTTTTAGTAGTCGTCAATTAGCTCAAAATCAGACACTAACAGCCATGCAAAAACAATAGCTTACTGCGTTGAATTAAATCAATGCTCGCTGCCATAACCCAATACAGATTCGGCCGTTATGTCGTTGTTCAGGTACTTCAGTTGGGCTTTTAAGCCTGCCCCACCTTAACAATTAAGCTATCAAGGCAAGGGCTTCAGAAGTAGTACAGGCGAGCAACGATTCCTAGGGCGCCCAGCTGTAATACTAAAATTCACACGCTGACCGGTCTCAGGTTTGCCCCCCCGCTGAAAAAATCGCTGGAATGGAAAAAAGCTGTACTGGGGTCTCCGCCGTCAACTGCAATGAAACCTGCCTTCGCCCTTCCTCCGCTTGGATAAACGATCGGATAAGTTTGGCTATGTCACCGTACACTTGTGGTGGTCTTCAAAACATGAAGAATCAAGGGGATGGGTGTGCGCATGAATTCTGAGGAATTTGGCAACCTGCTGGGGGCATTGACGAAAATGACGCCGAACCATCGGCGGATCAAAGATCGGATTCATGCGATCGAGCAGCAACAGACGGTCCATTTAATCCTGGAATCCCGCGTTGCCGAGCAACCCGTCTGCCCGCATTGCGGACAAGGGCCGGTCGCCCGATGGGGTTCTGCATCCGGTTTGCAACGGTATCGATGTGGCGCGTGTAAGCGTACGTTCAACGCGCTAACCGGAACGCCCTTGGCGGGTTTGCGGCACAAGGAAGTTTGGCTGACGTATGCGCAACAGATGACGCAGGGGCAAAGCGTCCGCCGTAGCGCCAGGGCCTGCGGTGTACACCGCAATACGGCCTTTCGCTGGCGGCATCGCTTTTTGCGCTTGCCCCAAGTGCAGCAGCCCGCTCAACTGGAAGGCCTCGTGGAGGCCGACGAGACCTTCTTTCTGGAGTCTTTCAAAGGTCAGAAAAAGAGCTTCCACGCCCCGCGCGCAAGCGGGGCGGCAAGGCCAAAAAGCCGGGGCTATCCGATAAGCAGATTCCCGTGTTGATTTGCCGGGACCGAGGTGGCCAGACGGCAGATGCCGTCTTGAAGAAGGTCAACGGCGAAGAAGTGAAAAACGTGATCCAGCCGATTCTCGCCAAGGACAGCATGCTTTGTGCCGATGGCAGTTCCATCTATGTACGGGTGGCGCGAGAACTGGATGTGCCACTCAAGGCCGTGAATGTGAAGGCAGGCGTTCGCGTCCTGGAACAGGTGTTCCATGTTCAGAATGTGAATGCCTATGACAGCCGCCTAAAGATATGGATGAACAGGTTTCACGGGGTGGCCACCGTCTATCTGCCAAACTACCTCGGATGGAGGCGCATATTGGATCATTTCCGCGGAACCGTAGACCCCAGAATTTTGCTACGTGCGGCCGTGGGAATCACTTACCTTCAACAATCAACGGTGACATAGCCTTTTTTTAATGCACCGGTGCCGTCCGGATGAACCTTGACTGCCGTGGAATCGAGTGAGACGCGATCAACTTGAATGTTGATCACGCCGTTTTCCTGTAAGGCGAGAAAGACCCTATCCAGCACGCCCTGCTTGGCCCAGCGATTGGCGCGCATATAGATGCTGTGCCAGCGACCGAAGCGGGCCGGTAGGCCGCGCCACTTACAGCCTTGTTCAGCCACGTACAGGATCGCGTTCAGCACCTGTAGATGGATATCTTTATGTTGCCTCGCGGAATCGGCAACAAAGGCTCAATGATTTTGTATGGCTGCAAGGTGATTTCCATGCCGCTATTATATCAAAATTAATGTGAACAGACCCTAGCGTAATTAGCTGGATACCCCACAAGCATTAAGCCCTCCCCCTCACGGCAAGTAGCCTAGCAGGAGATCTATTGTATTGCTTCTTCACCTGCCAATATTGATCAATTGGCGCCCCGGAGAGGATTCGAACCTCTGACCTGCCCCTTAGGAGGGGGCTGCGCTATCCAACTGTGCCACCGGGGCTTATGAGGCGCAGTCTACCATAGACCCCCGGGTAGACAGGCTGACGGCTATGCTAGTATCCGCCGGAACCAACTCGCCGTGCGAACTCAGTCCTCCCGGGAGAATCACCGCATGCCTCATGGCTTTTCAACCCAGCGCTTTCTCTTTGTTG
Proteins encoded in this window:
- the infC gene encoding translation initiation factor IF-3 is translated as MSAQKNVRLNGEIAVRQVRLIDAEGENRGVVSIDEALRLASEAELDLVEIVPNADPPVCRVMDYGKFKFEQSKKAAQARKKQKQVQVKEVKFRPGTEEGDYQVKLRNLMRFLEEGDKAKITIRFRGREMAHQERGMQLLTRVEGDLEALASVEQRPKMEGRQMVMVLAPKKTS
- the rpmI gene encoding 50S ribosomal protein L35 — protein: MPKLKTNRGAAKRFKRTATGRFKRAQSHLNHILTKKSTKRKRHLRSMDLVAPCDTPAIKRMLPYS
- the pheS gene encoding phenylalanine--tRNA ligase subunit alpha; this encodes MDALKHEALSRVGGAGDLGALDALRVEYLGKRGALTEQLKSLGRLPPEQRPEAGLAINAVKEAVAEAIAVRRGELESDALRARLQSERVDVTLPGRGQEVGGLHPLTRTIERIKSLFAQAGFVTEEGPEIEDDFHNFEALNIPRNHPARAMHDTFYFDDGRVLRTHTSPVQVRVMENQAPPVRVIAPGRVYRCDSDLTHSPMFHQVEGLAVDEGITFADLKGVLGDFLRAFFEQDDLRTRFRPSYFPFTEPSAEVDIECVHCRGEGCRVCGHTGWIEVLGCGMVHPNVFAQVGIDAERYTGYAFGMGVERLALLRYGVTDLRLFFDNDLRFLRQFG
- the thrS gene encoding threonine--tRNA ligase, encoding MPVITLPDGSERRFDHPVSVGDVAADIGAGLAKAALAGRVDGRLVDLSYTITEDAQVAIVTSRDEDGLEVIRHSTAHLLGQAVKELFPEAQVTIGPVVDNGFYYDFAYSRSFTPEDVVAIEARMHELAEQDLPVNRSEMPRDEAIAFFRGMGEEYKARIIEDIPADEVLSLYSQGNFIDLCRGPHVPSTGKLGAFKLTKLAGAYWRGDARNEMLQRVYGTAWADKKALKAYLHQLEEAEKRDHRRIGRQLDLFHVQEEAPGMVFWHAKGWSIWSTVERYMRGVYDACGYQEVRSPQVVDVSLWKRSGHWENYKEHMFFTESEKREYALKPMNCPGHVQIFNHALRSYRDLPLRYGEFGACHRNEASGALHGIMRVRGFTQDDGHIFCTEAQIEEEVAAFHEQAMRVYADFGFTDVSVKIALRPDARLGSDADWDKAEDTLRNALRRCNVDWEELPGEGAFYSPKVEYHLKDAIGREWQVGTIQADYQMPLKLGAEYIDENSQRKTPVMLHRAILGSLERFIGILIEHHEGRFPLWLSPVQVVVANITDRQAEYASEVARALRTQGYRATCDLRNEKIGFKIREHTLQRVPFLLVVGDREADERTVSVRTREGEDLGGMPLEVFVARLAEEPAPNGHRV
- the rplT gene encoding 50S ribosomal protein L20, which gives rise to MPRVKRGVTAHARHKKVLKKAKGYYGARKNVYRVATQAVTRAAQYAYRDRRQRKRQFRALWIVRINAAARQFDMSYSRLMDGLNKGGIELDRKVLADLAVHDLVAFGRIAEQAKAALTTG